One part of the Arabidopsis thaliana chromosome 4, partial sequence genome encodes these proteins:
- a CDS encoding O-Glycosyl hydrolases family 17 protein (O-Glycosyl hydrolases family 17 protein; FUNCTIONS IN: cation binding, hydrolase activity, hydrolyzing O-glycosyl compounds, catalytic activity; INVOLVED IN: carbohydrate metabolic process; LOCATED IN: endomembrane system; EXPRESSED IN: 22 plant structures; EXPRESSED DURING: 13 growth stages; CONTAINS InterPro DOMAIN/s: X8 (InterPro:IPR012946), Glycoside hydrolase, catalytic core (InterPro:IPR017853), Glycoside hydrolase, family 17 (InterPro:IPR000490), Glycoside hydrolase, subgroup, catalytic core (InterPro:IPR013781); BEST Arabidopsis thaliana protein match is: O-Glycosyl hydrolases family 17 protein (TAIR:AT2G16230.1); Has 576 Blast hits to 566 proteins in 25 species: Archae - 0; Bacteria - 0; Metazoa - 0; Fungi - 4; Plants - 570; Viruses - 0; Other Eukaryotes - 2 (source: NCBI BLink).), giving the protein MALSISIYFLLIFLSHFPSSHAEPFIGVNYGQVADNLPPPSETVKLLQSTSIQKVRLYGADPAIIKALAGTGVGIVIGAANGDVPSLASDPNAATQWINSNVLPFYPASKIMLITVGNEILMSNDPNLVNQLLPAMQNVQKALEAVSLGGKIKVSTVNSMTVLGSSDPPSSGSFAAGYQTGLKGILQFLSDTGSPFAINPYPFFAYQSDPRPETLAFCLFEPNAGRVDSKTGIKYTNMFDAQVDAVHSALKSMGFEKVEIVVAETGWASRGDANEVGASVDNAKAYNGNLIAHLRSMVGTPLMPGKPVDTYIFALYDENLKPGPSSERAFGLFKTDLSMVYDVGLAKSSSSSQTPSGKVTSSGWCVPKKGATNEELQASLDWACGHGIDCGAIQPGGACFEPNNVVSHAAYAMNMYFQKSPKQPTDCDFSKTATVTSQNPSYNNCVYPGGGGGGGGGGGGSKAVMNKYVSSDKVEKKNGATEPKVSSSLSFLLIFLSLIFHVYM; this is encoded by the exons ATGGctctctccatctccatctaTTTCCTCCTCATCTTCCTCTCTCACTTCCCATCCTCAC ATGCAGAGCCTTTCATCGGAGTTAACTACGGCCAAGTCGCCGACAATCTCCCTCCGCCTTCAGAAACCGTCAAGCTCCTCCAATCCACTTCAATTCAGAAAGTTCGACTTTACGGCGCCGATCCCGCCATCATCAAAGCTTTGGCCGGAACAGGGGTCGGTATCGTCATCGGCGCTGCTAACGGCGACGTTCCTTCTCTTGCCTCCGATCCTAACGCCGCTACTCAATGGATCAACTCCAATGTCCTTCCTTTTTATCCCGCCTCCAAAATCATGCTCATCACCGTCGGCAACGAG ATTCTGATGTCGAACGATCCAAATCTGGTGAACCAGCTACTTCCGGCGATGCAAAATGTCCAAAAAGCCCTTGAGGCGGTGTCTCTCGGCGGGAAAATCAAGGTCTCGACGGTGAACTCGATGACGGTGCTCGGTAGTTCAGACCCGCCATCGAGCGGTTCATTTGCGGCCGGTTATCAAACCGGTTTAAAGGGAATTTTGCAATTTCTAAGCGACACTGGTTCGCCTTTTGCTATTAACCCGTACCCGTTCTTCGCGTACCAAAGTGACCCGAGACCCGAAACGCTGGCGTTTTGTCTCTTTGAGCCTAACGCCGGACGAGTCGACTCCAAAACCGGAATCAAATACACGAACATGTTCGATGCTCAG GTTGATGCGGTTCACTCGGCTTTGAAATCGATGGGATTCGAGAAGGTGGAGATTGTGGTGGCGGAAACAGGTTGGGCGTCAAGAGGGGACGCTAACGAGGTTGGAGCAAGCGTGGATAACGCCAAAGCGTACAACGGAAACCTAATAGCTCATCTAAGGTCTATGGTTGGCACACCTCTCATGCCTGGAAAACCTGTTGACACTTACATTTTCGCACTGTATGATGAGAATCTAAAGCCTGGACCATCTTCAGAACGGGCTTTCGGGCTTTTCAAAACTGATCTTTCCATGGTCTATGATGTTGGCCTTGCCAAGAGTAGCAGCAGTAGTCAG ACACCATCAGGAAAAGTGACATCGTCGGGGTGGTGTGTACCAAAGAAGGGTGCAACGAATGAGGAGTTACAAGCGAGCTTGGATTGGGCGTGCGGACATGGAATAGACTGTGGTGCGATACAACCAGGAGGGGCTTGTTTCGAGCCGAACAATGTGGTCTCTCACGCAGCATATGCCATGAATATGTATTTTCAGAAATCTCCTAAGCAGCCTACAGACTGCGATTTCTCTAAAACCGCAACAGTCACTTCCCAAAACCCTA GTTACAACAATTGCGTATATCcgggaggaggaggaggaggaggaggaggaggaggaggaagtaAAGCAGTAATGAACAAGTATGTGAGCTCAGAcaaagtagagaagaagaatggagcAACTGAACCAaaagtctcttcttctctatcttttcTACTCATCTTTTTGTCCCTTATCTtccatgtatatatgtaa
- a CDS encoding O-Glycosyl hydrolases family 17 protein, whose translation MALSISIYFLLIFLSHFPSSHAEPFIGVNYGQVADNLPPPSETVKLLQSTSIQKVRLYGADPAIIKALAGTGVGIVIGAANGDVPSLASDPNAATQWINSNVLPFYPASKIMLITVGNEILMSNDPNLVNQLLPAMQNVQKALEAVSLGGKIKVSTVNSMTVLGSSDPPSSGSFAAGYQTGLKGILQFLSDTGSPFAINPYPFFAYQSDPRPETLAFCLFEPNAGRVDSKTGIKYTNMFDAQVDAVHSALKSMGFEKVEIVVAETGWASRGDANEVGASVDNAKAYNGNLIAHLRSMVGTPLMPGKPVDTYIFALYDENLKPGPSSERAFGLFKTDLSMVYDVGLAKSSSSSQVRY comes from the exons ATGGctctctccatctccatctaTTTCCTCCTCATCTTCCTCTCTCACTTCCCATCCTCAC ATGCAGAGCCTTTCATCGGAGTTAACTACGGCCAAGTCGCCGACAATCTCCCTCCGCCTTCAGAAACCGTCAAGCTCCTCCAATCCACTTCAATTCAGAAAGTTCGACTTTACGGCGCCGATCCCGCCATCATCAAAGCTTTGGCCGGAACAGGGGTCGGTATCGTCATCGGCGCTGCTAACGGCGACGTTCCTTCTCTTGCCTCCGATCCTAACGCCGCTACTCAATGGATCAACTCCAATGTCCTTCCTTTTTATCCCGCCTCCAAAATCATGCTCATCACCGTCGGCAACGAG ATTCTGATGTCGAACGATCCAAATCTGGTGAACCAGCTACTTCCGGCGATGCAAAATGTCCAAAAAGCCCTTGAGGCGGTGTCTCTCGGCGGGAAAATCAAGGTCTCGACGGTGAACTCGATGACGGTGCTCGGTAGTTCAGACCCGCCATCGAGCGGTTCATTTGCGGCCGGTTATCAAACCGGTTTAAAGGGAATTTTGCAATTTCTAAGCGACACTGGTTCGCCTTTTGCTATTAACCCGTACCCGTTCTTCGCGTACCAAAGTGACCCGAGACCCGAAACGCTGGCGTTTTGTCTCTTTGAGCCTAACGCCGGACGAGTCGACTCCAAAACCGGAATCAAATACACGAACATGTTCGATGCTCAG GTTGATGCGGTTCACTCGGCTTTGAAATCGATGGGATTCGAGAAGGTGGAGATTGTGGTGGCGGAAACAGGTTGGGCGTCAAGAGGGGACGCTAACGAGGTTGGAGCAAGCGTGGATAACGCCAAAGCGTACAACGGAAACCTAATAGCTCATCTAAGGTCTATGGTTGGCACACCTCTCATGCCTGGAAAACCTGTTGACACTTACATTTTCGCACTGTATGATGAGAATCTAAAGCCTGGACCATCTTCAGAACGGGCTTTCGGGCTTTTCAAAACTGATCTTTCCATGGTCTATGATGTTGGCCTTGCCAAGAGTAGCAGCAGTAGTCAGGTTAGATACTAG
- the CAP1 gene encoding cyclase associated protein 1, giving the protein MCRNLDPTIHDQTTNLRLVKLSKKGHVSSHILLTSPSSLAPRKKGKQNPFLKSISSRSKLELLLIEKMEEDLIKRLEAAVTRLEGISSNGGGVVSLSRGGDFSSAAGIDIASSDPSILAYEDLISQCVGRALTAAEKIGGPVLDVTKIVAEAFASQKELLVRIKQTQKPDLAGLAGFLKPLNDVTMKANAMTEGKRSDFFNHLKAACDSLSALAWIAFTGKDCGMSMPIAHVEESWQMAEFYNNKVLVEYRNKDADHVEWAKALKELYLPGLREYVKSHYPLGPVWNASGKPASAPAKGPPGAPAPPPAPLFSAESSKPSSSSNQKQGMSAVFQQLSSGAVTSGLRKVTDDMKTKNRADRSGAVSAVEKETRTSKPAFSKTGPPKMELQMGRKWAVENQIGKKDLVISECDSKQSVYIYGCKDSVLQIQGKVNNITIDKCTKVGVVFTDVVAAFEIVNCNNVEVQCQGSAPTVSVDNTTGCQLYLNKDSLETAITTAKSSEINVMVPGATPDGDWVEHALPQQYNHVFTEGKFETTPVSHSGA; this is encoded by the exons ATGTGTCGGAATTTGGATCCGACAATCCACGACCAGACCACTAACCTGCGATTGGTAAAATTATCTAAGAAAGGCCACGTGTCATCACACATTCTCCTGACTTCGCCATCATCATTAGCCCCACGCAAAAAGGGAAAACAGAATCCATTCCTTAAATCGATTTCATCCAGATCTAAACTCGAGCTTTTGTTGATCGAAAAAATGGAAGAGGATTTGATTAAGCGCCTTGAAGCTGCGGTTACGAGGCTTGAGGGGATCTCAAGCAACGGAGGAGGAGTAGTTTCTCTTTCCCGCGGAGGAGATTTCTCCTCCGCCGCCGGAATCGATATCGCGTCGTCCGATCCATCGATTCTGGCTTATGAAGATCTGATTTCTCAATGTGTTGGTAGGGCTCTGACCGCCGCTGAGAAAATCGGTGGACCTGTTCTAGATGTGACTAAGATAGTCGCCGAAGCTTTTGCTTCCCAAAAGGAGCTGCTTGTTCGCATCAAGCAAACTCAG AAGCCTGACCTCGCTGGATTGGCTGGATTTCTCAAACCGTTGAATGATGTTACAATGAAAGCTAATGCAATGACTGAAGGAAAAAGGTCGGATTTTTTCAATCACTTGAAGGCTGCATGCGATAGTTTATCTGCATTGGCTTGGATTGCTTTCACTGGGAAAGATTGTG GTATGAGCATGCCAATAGCTCATGTGGAAGAAAGTTGGCAAATGGCTGAGTTTTACAACAATAAG gtTCTGGTGGAGTATCGTAACAAAGACGCAGATCATGTGGAGTGGGCTAAAGCCTTAAAAGAACTTTATTTACCTGGTTTAAGGGAATATGTCAAAAGTCATTACCCCTTGGGACCTGTATGGAATGCATCAGGGAAACCTGCTAGTGCTCCTGCAAAGGGTCCACCTGGTGCTCCTGCTCCTCCACCAGCACCCCTCTTCAGTGCTGAATCTTCAAAGCCATCATCATCGTCAAACCAGAAACAAGGGATGTCTGCTGTTTTCCAGCAACTCAGCTCGGGTGCTGTGACCTCAG GTCTTAGAAAAGTGACGGATGATATGAAGACAAAGAACCGTGCTGATAGATCTGGAGCTGTTAGTGCGGTTGAGAAGGAAACTCGTACCAGTAAACCGGCCTTTTCGAAAACTGGACCACCGAAAATGGAACTTCAAATGGGTCGCAA GTGGGCTGTTGAGAACCAAATTGGGAAGAAGGACTTGGTTATCAGCGAGTGTGATTCCAAACAGTCTGTGTACATATATGGTTGCAAAGATTCTGTCTTGCAAATACAAG GAAAAGTGAATAACATCACCATTGACAAATGCACGAAAGTGGGTGTTGTTTTCACG GATGTTGTTGCTGCATTTGAGATTGTGAATTGCAACAACGTAGAAGTGCAATGTCAG GGTTCAGCTCCCACAGTTTCTGTGGACAACACAACTGGCTGTCAGTTATATCTAAACAAAGACTCATTAGAGACAGCTATAACAACAGCCAAATCAAGTGAGATCAATGTAATGGTGCCCGGTGCTACCCCTGATGGAGATTGG GTGGAACATGCGCTGCCTCAACAGTACAATCATGTGTTTACTGAAGGGAAGTTTGAGACAACACCGGTCTCGCATTCAGGTGCCTAA
- the CAP1 gene encoding cyclase associated protein 1 (cyclase associated protein 1 (CAP1); CONTAINS InterPro DOMAIN/s: Cyclase-associated protein CAP/septum formation inhibitor MinC, C-terminal (InterPro:IPR016098), CAP, conserved site (InterPro:IPR018106), Adenylate cyclase-associated CAP (InterPro:IPR001837), CARP motif (InterPro:IPR006599), Adenylate cyclase-associated CAP, N-terminal (InterPro:IPR013992), C-CAP/cofactor C-like domain (InterPro:IPR017901), Adenylate cyclase-associated CAP, C-terminal (InterPro:IPR013912); Has 618 Blast hits to 612 proteins in 211 species: Archae - 0; Bacteria - 2; Metazoa - 296; Fungi - 160; Plants - 51; Viruses - 0; Other Eukaryotes - 109 (source: NCBI BLink).) — protein MEEDLIKRLEAAVTRLEGISSNGGGVVSLSRGGDFSSAAGIDIASSDPSILAYEDLISQCVGRALTAAEKIGGPVLDVTKIVAEAFASQKELLVRIKQTQKPDLAGLAGFLKPLNDVTMKANAMTEGKRSDFFNHLKAACDSLSALAWIAFTGKDCGMSMPIAHVEESWQMAEFYNNKVLVEYRNKDADHVEWAKALKELYLPGLREYVKSHYPLGPVWNASGKPASAPAKGPPGAPAPPPAPLFSAESSKPSSSSNQKQGMSAVFQQLSSGAVTSGLRKVTDDMKTKNRADRSGAVSAVEKETRTSKPAFSKTGPPKMELQMGRKWAVENQIGKKDLVISECDSKQSVYIYGCKDSVLQIQGKVNNITIDKCTKVGVVFTDVVAAFEIVNCNNVEVQCQGSAPTVSVDNTTGCQLYLNKDSLETAITTAKSSEINVMVPGATPDGDWVEHALPQQYNHVFTEGKFETTPVSHSGA, from the exons ATGGAAGAGGATTTGATTAAGCGCCTTGAAGCTGCGGTTACGAGGCTTGAGGGGATCTCAAGCAACGGAGGAGGAGTAGTTTCTCTTTCCCGCGGAGGAGATTTCTCCTCCGCCGCCGGAATCGATATCGCGTCGTCCGATCCATCGATTCTGGCTTATGAAGATCTGATTTCTCAATGTGTTGGTAGGGCTCTGACCGCCGCTGAGAAAATCGGTGGACCTGTTCTAGATGTGACTAAGATAGTCGCCGAAGCTTTTGCTTCCCAAAAGGAGCTGCTTGTTCGCATCAAGCAAACTCAG AAGCCTGACCTCGCTGGATTGGCTGGATTTCTCAAACCGTTGAATGATGTTACAATGAAAGCTAATGCAATGACTGAAGGAAAAAGGTCGGATTTTTTCAATCACTTGAAGGCTGCATGCGATAGTTTATCTGCATTGGCTTGGATTGCTTTCACTGGGAAAGATTGTG GTATGAGCATGCCAATAGCTCATGTGGAAGAAAGTTGGCAAATGGCTGAGTTTTACAACAATAAG gtTCTGGTGGAGTATCGTAACAAAGACGCAGATCATGTGGAGTGGGCTAAAGCCTTAAAAGAACTTTATTTACCTGGTTTAAGGGAATATGTCAAAAGTCATTACCCCTTGGGACCTGTATGGAATGCATCAGGGAAACCTGCTAGTGCTCCTGCAAAGGGTCCACCTGGTGCTCCTGCTCCTCCACCAGCACCCCTCTTCAGTGCTGAATCTTCAAAGCCATCATCATCGTCAAACCAGAAACAAGGGATGTCTGCTGTTTTCCAGCAACTCAGCTCGGGTGCTGTGACCTCAG GTCTTAGAAAAGTGACGGATGATATGAAGACAAAGAACCGTGCTGATAGATCTGGAGCTGTTAGTGCGGTTGAGAAGGAAACTCGTACCAGTAAACCGGCCTTTTCGAAAACTGGACCACCGAAAATGGAACTTCAAATGGGTCGCAA GTGGGCTGTTGAGAACCAAATTGGGAAGAAGGACTTGGTTATCAGCGAGTGTGATTCCAAACAGTCTGTGTACATATATGGTTGCAAAGATTCTGTCTTGCAAATACAAG GAAAAGTGAATAACATCACCATTGACAAATGCACGAAAGTGGGTGTTGTTTTCACG GATGTTGTTGCTGCATTTGAGATTGTGAATTGCAACAACGTAGAAGTGCAATGTCAG GGTTCAGCTCCCACAGTTTCTGTGGACAACACAACTGGCTGTCAGTTATATCTAAACAAAGACTCATTAGAGACAGCTATAACAACAGCCAAATCAAGTGAGATCAATGTAATGGTGCCCGGTGCTACCCCTGATGGAGATTGG GTGGAACATGCGCTGCCTCAACAGTACAATCATGTGTTTACTGAAGGGAAGTTTGAGACAACACCGGTCTCGCATTCAGGTGCCTAA
- the SK12 gene encoding SKP1-like 12 (SKP1-like 12 (SK12); FUNCTIONS IN: ubiquitin-protein ligase activity, protein binding; INVOLVED IN: ubiquitin-dependent protein catabolic process; LOCATED IN: endomembrane system; EXPRESSED IN: inflorescence; EXPRESSED DURING: seedling growth; CONTAINS InterPro DOMAIN/s: E3 ubiquitin ligase, SCF complex, Skp subunit (InterPro:IPR016897), SKP1 component, dimerisation (InterPro:IPR016072), SKP1 component (InterPro:IPR001232), BTB/POZ fold (InterPro:IPR011333), SKP1 component, POZ (InterPro:IPR016073); BEST Arabidopsis thaliana protein match is: SKP1-like 11 (TAIR:AT4G34210.1); Has 30201 Blast hits to 17322 proteins in 780 species: Archae - 12; Bacteria - 1396; Metazoa - 17338; Fungi - 3422; Plants - 5037; Viruses - 0; Other Eukaryotes - 2996 (source: NCBI BLink).) yields MSSKMIVLMSSDGQSFEVEEAVAIQSQTIAHMVEDDCVADGIPLANVESKILVKVIEYCKKYHVDEANPISEEDLNKWDEKFMDLEQSTIFELILAANYLNIKSLFDLTCQTVADMIKGKTPEEIRSTFNIENDFTPEEEEAVRKENQWAFE; encoded by the coding sequence ATGTCTTCGAAGATGATCGTGTTGATGAGCTCCGATGGTCAGTCGTTTGAGGTGGAAGAAGCGGTAGCAATCCAATCGCAGACCATAGCGCATATGGTTGAAGACGATTGCGTTGCTGATGGAATCCCTCTTGCAAACGTGGAAAGCAAGATTCTTGTGAAAGTGATCGAGTACTGCAAGAAATACCACGTCGACGAGGCTAATCCTATCTCTGAAGAGGATCTCAACAAGTGGGACGAGAAGTTCATGGATCTCGAACAATCCACCATCTTTGAACTCATCCTTGCTGCGAATTACCTCAACATAAAAAGCTTGTTTGATCTCACATGCCAAACTGTTGCGGACATGATCAAAGGCAAGACTCCAGAGGAGATTCGTTCAACTTTCAACATTGAGAATGATTTTACacctgaggaagaagaagctgttcGTAAGGAGAATCAATGGGCTTTTGAATGA
- a CDS encoding O-Glycosyl hydrolases family 17 protein, producing the protein MLITVGNEILMSNDPNLVNQLLPAMQNVQKALEAVSLGGKIKVSTVNSMTVLGSSDPPSSGSFAAGYQTGLKGILQFLSDTGSPFAINPYPFFAYQSDPRPETLAFCLFEPNAGRVDSKTGIKYTNMFDAQVDAVHSALKSMGFEKVEIVVAETGWASRGDANEVGASVDNAKAYNGNLIAHLRSMVGTPLMPGKPVDTYIFALYDENLKPGPSSERAFGLFKTDLSMVYDVGLAKSSSSSQTPSGKVTSSGWCVPKKGATNEELQASLDWACGHGIDCGAIQPGGACFEPNNVVSHAAYAMNMYFQKSPKQPTDCDFSKTATVTSQNPSYNNCVYPGGGGGGGGGGGGSKAVMNKYVSSDKVEKKNGATEPKVSSSLSFLLIFLSLIFHVYM; encoded by the exons ATGCTCATCACCGTCGGCAACGAG ATTCTGATGTCGAACGATCCAAATCTGGTGAACCAGCTACTTCCGGCGATGCAAAATGTCCAAAAAGCCCTTGAGGCGGTGTCTCTCGGCGGGAAAATCAAGGTCTCGACGGTGAACTCGATGACGGTGCTCGGTAGTTCAGACCCGCCATCGAGCGGTTCATTTGCGGCCGGTTATCAAACCGGTTTAAAGGGAATTTTGCAATTTCTAAGCGACACTGGTTCGCCTTTTGCTATTAACCCGTACCCGTTCTTCGCGTACCAAAGTGACCCGAGACCCGAAACGCTGGCGTTTTGTCTCTTTGAGCCTAACGCCGGACGAGTCGACTCCAAAACCGGAATCAAATACACGAACATGTTCGATGCTCAG GTTGATGCGGTTCACTCGGCTTTGAAATCGATGGGATTCGAGAAGGTGGAGATTGTGGTGGCGGAAACAGGTTGGGCGTCAAGAGGGGACGCTAACGAGGTTGGAGCAAGCGTGGATAACGCCAAAGCGTACAACGGAAACCTAATAGCTCATCTAAGGTCTATGGTTGGCACACCTCTCATGCCTGGAAAACCTGTTGACACTTACATTTTCGCACTGTATGATGAGAATCTAAAGCCTGGACCATCTTCAGAACGGGCTTTCGGGCTTTTCAAAACTGATCTTTCCATGGTCTATGATGTTGGCCTTGCCAAGAGTAGCAGCAGTAGTCAG ACACCATCAGGAAAAGTGACATCGTCGGGGTGGTGTGTACCAAAGAAGGGTGCAACGAATGAGGAGTTACAAGCGAGCTTGGATTGGGCGTGCGGACATGGAATAGACTGTGGTGCGATACAACCAGGAGGGGCTTGTTTCGAGCCGAACAATGTGGTCTCTCACGCAGCATATGCCATGAATATGTATTTTCAGAAATCTCCTAAGCAGCCTACAGACTGCGATTTCTCTAAAACCGCAACAGTCACTTCCCAAAACCCTA GTTACAACAATTGCGTATATCcgggaggaggaggaggaggaggaggaggaggaggaggaagtaAAGCAGTAATGAACAAGTATGTGAGCTCAGAcaaagtagagaagaagaatggagcAACTGAACCAaaagtctcttcttctctatcttttcTACTCATCTTTTTGTCCCTTATCTtccatgtatatatgtaa